The genomic stretch TAGCATCTACCGTCAATTCTGTGATGGGGAgtgaaaaatcatttttggggcAAGCCTCATTTAAGTCTCAAAAATCAACACAATTTTGAATTTGCCCATTCTTCTTCCTTACAGGGACGATGCTTGAAATTCATGTTGGCTATTTTACTTCTCGTATGAATCCAGTTTCAATTAATCtatttatctcattttctatcaAAGGAATCAATTCGGGTCGAAAACGTCTCTGAGtttgcttgacaggttttgTTCCTCGCTTGACCGACAAGTTATGAACAGCGACCCTTGGATCCAAATCAGGTATTTTTGAGTAATTCCAGGCAAAGACCTCCTTGAACTCGAGCAGCAAATCAACATACTCTTTCTCTTCTTCAGGAGTTATACAAGAACTTATGTAAATTGGGTGAGGGTCGTCACTTGTGCCAAAATTAATCTCTTTTAGCGCATCGACTGTATTTTTTACTCCATGTTCAAATTCAGCGGGAGCATCATCTGCATCTCCTTCTCCTTTTTCAGGATCACTGATCGTAATATGATGGCAAGAAGCAATACTTTCCGGATCCTGTTCTTCAAGGATGGTTTCGATCCTTGCATTAAACAAGTCTCCATAATGCATAAAGAAATTGGAAACTCTTTTTCTCGTACCATTCATCTTTATTAGAGTAAGATTTTCTTTCTTGACAACTTGGTACCCTTGTTTTTTGCTGTCCAATTTCTCATAGACGGGCGATTTCAAATTTTTCGGCTGCGGGTCGAGTCTGTCGAACACAGAAGTACGCTTTGACTTATTTTTCAATCTGTCGAAAACATAACTCTTTCGGCTTGTGACCTCCATTTCTTCGTTCACATAATTACAACTTGCCCTTTTGATCATTATACGAACAGGAGAGGACGGTTGATAACCAAGACCCATCGATGAATTCTCAACGTTATAGCctctttctttcaacattttctgcgTAGGTGTCAATCCGTAAGTCTTCTCGCCAGTTACTTCAGGAGGGAGTTTGTCCAATGCATTCTTCTCATTGGGGTTATAAGCCGTTTTAGCAAGAAGTTTATATGCGtttggatcaaaaccttcttgaaTCCGATTAGTTGGTAGTGAGTAATGTTCTACTGCCGGTTCTTCTTTAGGACAGACAAACCCTTGCAAGgtcattttttcacttttaacAGGCTCTATTTTGGTGAGTGAAACATTTAATGTGTCATTCCTGACAAAAGAAGTTTGAccttcttctctctttgatCTTGGAATATAACGTAAAATGGGTACTTTGGAATCTTGACTTTCTTCCCTTGTTgactcttttccttttgtttctttttgaagaTAAAATTTGGCATCGACAAAGTGAGTCTCGGCTTCCGTGAAAGGTTTATCATCGGTAGTAACTTTTCTAACTATACCGTCTCGACAATATTTGAAATATTGATGAAGATTAGatggtataatttcattctcatgAATCCAGGGTCTTCCCAGGAGCATGTTATAAGAGGTTCTGGTGTCAATAATATGAAATAACGCACTCGAAAACAACTCACTAATGAGCAATTCAAACCTTATGAGACCAATCACTCTTTGCCCCCCTTGGTTGAATCCTTGGATCATGAGGCGGCTCTGGGAGAGTTCATCGTTTGATATTCCTAGTTCTTTCATAGCACGTACGGACATGATATTGACAGCAGATCCCCCATCAATGAGTATTCGATTCATCTTCTATTCTCGgacatatgcactaacaaacaaGGGTCGATTGTGGGTTTTGAAATCAACTATTAAAtcgtcatcataaaaaatgataGCCATTGCACAATCCACCGGTGATTTATCATCTACTTTGAGTTTTTTCTCAACTTCAGTGCTAATTTGTACGACTTGAGGATTTTCAGCTTTGACGACATTACAAGAAGTAGAATTATCATCATCGTCACTTAAATACCCCTTGGGTATAAATTCTTTCAGTGCTACAGGTTGTCGAACCTCTCGAAAGAGCGGATGATTTGAAGAGGCTGGTGGTACagccattttttttgtttctttattgcATTTCGTTGTTTCATTGTCACTTCAACTTTTGTCGAACGAATGCTTTTCGAAAAAATATACTTTCTTATTTTTGGCTTGCAAGTCTCCTTTCGAGTGACTAAAGTCCATCATTCGTTGTCATCTTCAATAATGtcttcaattgaggatttttcaaactccttaAACAAAGCACTGCTTGATGTGGATAAAACTTCTATCGGATAACACACAAATCTAAACATTATTGTTGTTTGGTTTAACGATACTTTATCCTCCTCAAGAAGAATTTTTCCTTAACGGgcttgtgacaaccccacctcaccctaagacgaaccaaaggattcgacggaccgcctgcccaactctcaccgggaTTCAGTCATACCTCTATCGAAATCGGAATAAAACTACGAGAATCAAAACAAAATGGAAGGGCCGCTACCACGCCAcaatccaaccaagtacaagtaaactttGTTTGCCATTAAAGAATGTACATTCCCGAATACATATGTCACATAAACATAAGGAAACActttaaaatatacatattagtaagtttacaaatccaaaataaaacattgtattaagatacatttagggttttcaaattgtcgaggagctatatcaagagaacaaaagaatttctaactaactcaactcattcttcaaaatattgaagttccaaaagatgattccctataagaaaaataaggataacggaacggtgTGAACTAAAAACTCAATAAGGTACCAACAGTATAAACTGTAGAATCAGTAGAATTCACGAAAAGTACTTTcgaggcacatattcacatcaaatacgagaaatgaatgaacatcacaatgtaaaggatacaggtggctctcaggagccaaatccccgttgctatacttgatccagcctcgttgaccctccgtcaacgttcaaataatggacccaatccagtagaacaccattttaacgccaaaatcccgttcaccaaacataccccttaccgggcccgaacgccaaacaggaacaggaatggtaatactcgagtataccagaatcaagagtcataatacccaaagattttccAGGAACAGGTACTCATGGACTGTCaattacctcgaccaagcccttgctaactcgatttaattaactccccatgaggttgaattcaagtttaacaggaagatcgttggacacacttccaaacgatctcataacaagtgcaagtaacaaagttcaagtacataacaagtacaagtaatagattccagttcatCCAGTACaagcaagagaacgagtgtgataaattacaccctcgtctcataaaaaataaacagtcaggaaagacattcaaatagcaatttgcaagtacagaaaaccagtttagcaataatttaggagagtggtgcactcaccagttcaagtacagatatttcaaaagttttcacgccaaagtggctttaatagccaagaaatcctaaaagaaccaaagtaaaacaattgaaggttccacatccaaaatcaagtaaacggaatgcacaagtgaggttcgactacatgtcgtacgcctttccaggttaagtactagtacaaaagaataaaatatgacttttgagcaaaaagaatAACAGTTGATCCTAGGGTTACAAATAACTCCCAAAACccatcatttttaccaagatcaactcaacttgaagaaatcgcgtagccctaaaattttgggcagcataccctctgtatttacctatttttcagccatttatggcttcattattttcctcaatcaatcccaaaatcatacacaatataaattcatcacaacagccgttcaatagactcaaagtcattcaagtacaagatttagctagaaaaatgaccaaaaatgagttttaagctaagaaaccaaaaaaacagattcaccgctacttagtttgtcggacataaccgaaactacgcttattggattgaagtgcaagttatactgtttcgaagctaagacagagggttataactttgatgaagactacttagtccagttcatagtgtagtTAGGTCAAAATTGTAATATACCATACTAGAATCGCACAAACAGATTAGCTAACTGTATTATGGTAAAatgaccataactcaggctaccgaagtccaattgagGTGTTTCTAGGGCCGTTGGAAACCTAAAACAcagcactacaacttttgtgttttggccaaattctaattcggtaaggatcagggtgaaaagtctcggtcagattgggtgaagtGTCAACTCTGTCCACCGGACTCGACCTAGGGCAGTCTGGGGGTATTTCTATCTTTTTATAGCCTACGAAGCTTGGATTGGACTAAACatttacaggcaactataaaacatcatttcctacaactttcatgttttaacctaaggctgattcggcctccaACCTAGCCAAACacaaccggacagaacaggggttaattgaaaccctaatatgGAATTttcgcacaaaactgaaatttttcgcaaccaactacaactaacatataaaagccctattttacaccatatcaaaccattattcatggccaaccactaatgatcatataaaatcagaaaaatttccaataaaatctgaaatttaactaattctacctcaaaccacaaaatcttccataaaataacatatttagccactacaaactactaattgaccattattatgaacaaaagtaagtttccaagcaaaataccttaacccctcaagaaaggtagtagcttaggattttttcttccaaaacaactccaccaagaccttcaaactcccttagcaagaagtttctatggagtaatttgagaaactaacggttggaactcaagatttggacttggatttgaagaaacaagatgaaactttcctctctttttctctcctcaatggccggccaagatgaagcaaatgaagatgatattttgggtcaatttgaggttttagtaaagttaaggaatagtggtcaaaatccaacttcgaataagaaggtgacacatgtcaccttttggttttaaaactatccttttgtctctccaatgttaatctatctagctaacctctaattgtattctagcaccttgtaaaataatatcacttgatacaaacctccaacaagttatcaaaaatatatcgtATTTACCGcattagtgggtcccacgtcaatAATACACTTCCAAATTAACCCGAACTAAATTAtattagaaaaatgatttaaaagctatatttacttataaaaatctctagAAAGTCAATATAATAGGGtataatgaaaaaaatgcatgcgagataagaaaataaaatattatgaaataaaaaaaatttacggATCCTCACAAGGCTAATTCCATAATTTTGTCCTTAAAGACAAAGCATTTAGTGAGAGGGTGGCCAATCAAGCGGTGATAACAGCAATAATTTGGATCATTGACTTGACCGGCTTCCTCTGGGTGCTTTATGTCGGGAAGTTCAAGGAGCTTCTCCTTGAAAAAATCATCGAACATTCATTGTAAATCGGATTCAAGGAAGGGgtattccttttcttgcatttcgTTTAGAGTGGGTCTTCTTACCAACCTATTTTGAGAGGAGTCTACCTTTTCGGTGACCTTTCGGCTCACCTTGGTAGCAATTTTCATGGGAGCTGTGTTTATTGCCATGGATTCCTTATTACTGAATCTTGAAGGAGGCTTgtccccttttttattttcttgccttTCATTGATTTGACGAGGCAGCTGCACTCGTGGAACTTGAATAGGAAGCCCATCAGTTGCATTGGTCGTGATGCTTAACTCCATATCATGAGCACGAGTAACTAATTATTCAAATGTGTTTGGATGTATACCCTGTAGAATGTAGCTTAGGCTCCAATGCATTCCTCGGATGCACATTTCTATGGCAGAGGGTTCAGACAGTCTGTCCTTGCAGTTAAGACTCAGACTTCTCCACCTATCAATGTAGTTGACCACAGGTTTATCCTTCCATTGACGAGTGTTAGTCAACTCCAGCATACTGACGGTTCTTCTAGTGCTGAAGAAGCGATTCAAGAACTCTTGTTCCAAATGTTCCCAACTGTCGATGGACCCCGGAGTGAGATCAGTATACCAATCAAACGCGTTGTCCTTCAAGGATCAGATGAACTGTTTGACTAGCAGGTCACCATAGGTTCCAGCGTTATTACATGTTTCGACAAAATGGTTCACATGCTATTTTAGACTACCTTTCCCATCGAACTGTTGAAATTTAGGCGGTTGATATCCAGCAGGCATTGCTAGGTTGTCAATTCTAGCAGTGTAAGGTTTGGAGTAGGTAAAACTTGACTTTGAACTACCCCCATGTTTGTCTTTGATCACGCCTTCAACAAATTCTTTCAATTGTTCTACGGGAATAGTTCTCTCGACGATCACATATACTTCCTTCACCTTGTCTTTGCCTTTAGATGAGAGAATTTCATGCTCTTGGTGCTCCTTAGAGTTCATATGGCTTCTTTCAGGAGCGTGATCTTTTTGGGTGAGCAGTTGAGCGATAAGAGCATTTTGGTCCTTGATGTGTTTCATCATGATTTCCATCATTTTGGACATGTTCAAAATTTTGGACATGTTTCATCATGCAGTCATATTAGAACTGTGCTagtcaaatattatctcttcattttatatttattaataaagaaataagtaatttctcgattggccaaactcgtggggacactgtcgcgccccatttttgaaaataaaggaaaaaaagtagTTTTGAAATCATAAAGTGTAGTGTGTGTGAAATATGTAAAGTGTGTGTGAATGtgagaaataaaagaaaaggccatgggacttttaaatgtgacggtttggccaaaataataatctaaaaaggttttttaaacggaaaaataggagtcgccatttggtattgagttggggtgtaccaagtcacccaaaaagtaatttttgaaaaagttgaagtaaaaacctttttagatgactcctaacctacgaaaatcagagagaCGAGTTCAGGGGTCACAGTTGataaaagggaaggcaaagacaaagtctaaggcacccttttaCCCTAACttaagctagttgcgtgatttagtcataattttccttaatttctaaccaaaagatgtattgcatttggatgcgtctaatatgaatgcaaacctaaatcTAATGATTGGTTCGGATGGGAC from Coffea eugenioides isolate CCC68of chromosome 8, Ceug_1.0, whole genome shotgun sequence encodes the following:
- the LOC113780281 gene encoding uncharacterized protein LOC113780281; the protein is MNRILIDGGSAVNIMSVRAMKELGISNDELSQSRLMIQGFNQGGQRVIGLIRFELLISELFSSALFHIIDTRTSYNMLLGRPWIHENEIIPSNLHQYFKYCRDGIVRKVTTDDKPFTEAETHFVDAKFYLQKETKGKESTREESQDSKVPILRYIPRSKREEGQTSFVRNDTLNVSLTKIEPVKSEKMTLQGFVCPKEEPAVEHYSLPTNRIQEGFDPNAYKLLAKTAYNPNEKNALDKLPPEVTGEKTYGLTPTQKMLKERGYNVENSSMGLGYQPSSPVRIMIKRASCNYVNEEMEVTSRKSYVFDRLKNKSKRTSVFDRLDPQPKNLKSPVYEKLDSKKQGYQVVKKENLTLIKMNGTRKRVSNFFMHYGDLFNARIETILEEQDPESIASCHHITISDPEKGEGDADDAPAEFEHGVKNTVDALKEINFGTSDDPHPIYISSCITPEEEKEYVDLLLEFKEVFAWNYSKIPDLDPRVAVHNLSVKRGTKPVKQTQRRFRPELIPLIENEINRLIETGFIREVK